In the Bacillus sp. FJAT-42376 genome, AATTGGCGGGGGGATTGTGATTTGCGAAGACGGCCGCATTGTTTTTGAGCTTCCGCTCGAATTGAGCGGTACAGCTTCAAAAGCGGAACTGCCTGAATTAATGGAAAAATACAGGGAGTTTCACGGGTGCTTAAAAGAGAGAGGGTATGCGTTTGAAGATCCGGTCTATACACTGTTTTTCCTCTCTTCAACCCATCTGCCGTTTGTCAGGATTACCCCGCGGGGGATTTTTGATGTGAAGAAAAAAACGATACTCTTTCCATCGATAATGCGTTAAAATAGGAAAGGATAACGAATATTTATTCGTGTTCAGTGATTTTTACTCCAATCCCTTTTGACTTACTATTAGACCCGGCTAAATAGATGAACCTAAAATAAAGGAGAATGTCTGCATGCAAATTGATAAACTGCGCGGCAAAGAGCTTGATCAGTTATTTGAATCCGTGCTCTCCCTGAAAGACTTGGACGAGTGCTATCGATTTTTTGATGATTTGTGCACGGTGAATGAAATTCAATCACTGGCACAGCGTCTGGAAGTGGCAAGAATGCTCCGCGAAGGGTTTACGTATCATAAAATTGAAACGGAAACAGGAGCAAGCACCGCAACCATCTCACGCGTCAAGCGCTGCCTGAACTACGGAAATGATGCCTATACAATGGCACTTGAACGGATCCACAAACAGCCAAACGAATCATAAGAAGACGCCCGCTGCGGTGTCTTTTTTTTGCGCGCTTTTTCCAAAAATGAATGCCGCCCAGAAGGTGTTCTGCACCTCCGAATTTGATATAATAATGAAATGGTTAAAAGGGAGGCGTACATGATGTACGATGTGAAAGAATGGCGCCACGCGTTTAAGCTGGACCCGGACAAGCCGATAACGGATGAAGATCTTGAGAAGGTCTGCGAATCCGGGACAGATGCGGTAATTATTGGCGGAAGCGATCATATAGACGAAGAAGATATTTTAAATCTGATGGCCCGTGTCAGACGGTACCTCGTTCCTTGCGTACTCGAGGTTTCCACTCTTGAAGCCATCGTGCCGGGATTTGATTTGTATTTTATCCCGACTGTGCTGAACAGCCGGGATCCGAAGTGGATTGTAGAGCTCCATAAAAATGCAGTCAAAGAGTACGGGGAACTGATGGATTGGGATGAAATGCTCGTCGAGGGTTATTGCATTTTAAATGAAGACTGCAAGGCAGCGAAGCTAACAGACGCGGATACGGAGATTGATCTTGAAGATGTGAAGGCCTATGCCCGTATGTCTGAAAATATGTTCCACTTGCCGGTCTTTTATATGGAATACAGCGGCACTTATGGAAATCCGCAGTGGGTTCAGGAAGTCAGTGCAGTCCTCAATAAGACGAAATTGTTCTACGGGGGCGGAATCGCATCTCCGGAACAGGCAGCAGAGATGGGAAGCTTTGCAGATACGGTAATAGTGGGAAACATTATTTACGACGATTTGAAGGCAGCACTGAAAACGGTCAGCGCCGTGAAAAGCTGATTGCAAAAACAAGGGCACCGATTTAAAATAAAGGTAAGAACAAACGTTTGGTTAGGCGGTGGACAAATTGGATTTTATAGCGCAGCAGCTATTAAATGGATTGAATGAAGAACAGGGGAATGCCGTAAAGGCGACGGACGGTCCCCTTTTAATCATGGCAGGAGCGGGAAGCGGAAAAACGAGGGTGCTTACTCACCGGATTGCCTATCTTATGGCAGAGAAGCGGGTTGCTCCGTGGAACATTCTTGCCCTGACCTTTACGAACAAAGCGGCTCGGGAAATGAAAGAGCGGATCGGGCGCCTGCTCGGACCGGGGGCAGACGATATCTGGATCTCCACGTTCCACTCCATGTGTGTCCGTATTTTAAGAAGAGACATCGACCGCATCGGAGTCAGCCGGAATTTCTCCATTCTGGATTCAGCAGACCAGCTGTCGGTCGTTAAATCCATCCTGAAGGAACGGAACCTTGATCCGAAAAAATACGATCCAAGGGCGATTCTCGGTTCGATCAGCAGTGCGAAAAATGAACTGATTGATGCAGAGGAGTATGCTAAATCCTCAACAGGAGGAATGTTCGAGCAGATCGTAAGTGATATTTACACAGATTATCAAAAAAAGCTTCTGAAAAACCAGTCGCTTGATTTTGACGACCTCATTATGACAACCATCCGGCTGTTTGAACGAGTGCCGGAAGTGCTTGAGTTTTATCAGCGGAAGTTCCAGTACATTCATGTGGATGAGTATCAGGATACGAACCGGGCCCAGTACCTGCTTGTCAAAATGATGGCGTCCAGGTTCCGGAATCTGTGCGTAGTAGGGGACTCGGATCAGTCCATCTATGCATGGCGCGGAGCGGATATCTCCAACATTCTTTCCTTCGAAAAAGACTATCCGAATGCAGAAGTGATTATGCTTGAACAAAACTACCGCTCCACACAGAGAATTTTGAATGCAGCGAATCAGGTTATTCAAAACAACTCGAACCGCAAGCCGAAAAACTTGTGGACGGAAAACGATGAGGGGACGAAAATCACGTATTACCGCGCGGACTCTGAATCGGCCGAGGGGCAGTTTGTGGCAGGCAAAATTAAAGAGCTTTACGATCAGGGCAAAAGAAAATTCTCCGACTGTGCGATTCTATACCGGACGAATGCCCAGTCACGGGTGATGGAGGAAATCCTGATTAAGTCAAACATCCAGTACCAGATTGTCGGAGGCATTAAGTTCTACGACAGAAAAGAGATTAAGGACTTGCTTGCCTATCTCCGCATGATTGCCAATCCCGATGATGACATCAGTTTTGCCCGGATTGTAAATGTGCCGAAGCGGGGAATCGGGGCCACCTCGATCGACCGGGTGGCCGGCTATGCGGCGAATAACGACCTGTCCATGTATCAGGCCATTCACGAAGTTGATTTTATCGGTCTGCCAGCAAAAGCGACGAATGCCCTGATCGAATTCCGGGACTTGATCCGCAACCTTACTGGAATGCAGGATTACTTATCTGTTACGGAATTAACAGAAGAAATTTTAGAGAGATCCGGCTACAGAGAAATGCTGAAGACGGAAAAAAGCATTGAGGCGCAGAGCCGTCTTGAAAATATTGACGAGTTTTTATCTGTTACGCAAAACTTTGAGAAAAACAACGAAGACAAAAGCCTCGTCTCATTCCTGACCGACCTCGCCCTGATCGCCGATATCGATTCTTTAAGCGAGGAAGAGCAGGAACAGCAGGATGCGGTCGTACTGATGACTCTTCACTCAGCAAAAGGACTGGAATTCCCGGTCGTTTTCCTGATGGGGATGGAGGAGGGCGTGTTCCCTCACAGCCGTTCTCTTATGGAAGAAGGCGAGATGGAAGAAGAGCGCCGGCTTGCTTATGTAGGGATTACGAGAGCGGAGGAAGAACTGTATTTAACAAACGCTCAAATGAGGACCCTTTTCGGACGGACGAACATGAATCCGGAATCCCGTTTTATTGCGGAAATACCTGAAGAATTATTGGAAAACCTAAATGAGAAAAGAAAAGCCATGACGACTCCGTTCGGAAACACGAAGCGTGACCGGAAAGTTATGGCGCAGGTGAAACGTCCGGTGAAAGCATCCACCGGAGGAGAAGGCTTTGACTGGGG is a window encoding:
- the pcrA gene encoding DNA helicase PcrA; protein product: MDFIAQQLLNGLNEEQGNAVKATDGPLLIMAGAGSGKTRVLTHRIAYLMAEKRVAPWNILALTFTNKAAREMKERIGRLLGPGADDIWISTFHSMCVRILRRDIDRIGVSRNFSILDSADQLSVVKSILKERNLDPKKYDPRAILGSISSAKNELIDAEEYAKSSTGGMFEQIVSDIYTDYQKKLLKNQSLDFDDLIMTTIRLFERVPEVLEFYQRKFQYIHVDEYQDTNRAQYLLVKMMASRFRNLCVVGDSDQSIYAWRGADISNILSFEKDYPNAEVIMLEQNYRSTQRILNAANQVIQNNSNRKPKNLWTENDEGTKITYYRADSESAEGQFVAGKIKELYDQGKRKFSDCAILYRTNAQSRVMEEILIKSNIQYQIVGGIKFYDRKEIKDLLAYLRMIANPDDDISFARIVNVPKRGIGATSIDRVAGYAANNDLSMYQAIHEVDFIGLPAKATNALIEFRDLIRNLTGMQDYLSVTELTEEILERSGYREMLKTEKSIEAQSRLENIDEFLSVTQNFEKNNEDKSLVSFLTDLALIADIDSLSEEEQEQQDAVVLMTLHSAKGLEFPVVFLMGMEEGVFPHSRSLMEEGEMEEERRLAYVGITRAEEELYLTNAQMRTLFGRTNMNPESRFIAEIPEELLENLNEKRKAMTTPFGNTKRDRKVMAQVKRPVKASTGGEGFDWGVGDKAEHKKWGTGTVVSVKGEGDSKELDIAFPSPVGIKRLLAAFAPIKKG
- a CDS encoding heptaprenylglyceryl phosphate synthase, whose amino-acid sequence is MYDVKEWRHAFKLDPDKPITDEDLEKVCESGTDAVIIGGSDHIDEEDILNLMARVRRYLVPCVLEVSTLEAIVPGFDLYFIPTVLNSRDPKWIVELHKNAVKEYGELMDWDEMLVEGYCILNEDCKAAKLTDADTEIDLEDVKAYARMSENMFHLPVFYMEYSGTYGNPQWVQEVSAVLNKTKLFYGGGIASPEQAAEMGSFADTVIVGNIIYDDLKAALKTVSAVKS
- a CDS encoding YerC/YecD family TrpR-related protein, whose protein sequence is MQIDKLRGKELDQLFESVLSLKDLDECYRFFDDLCTVNEIQSLAQRLEVARMLREGFTYHKIETETGASTATISRVKRCLNYGNDAYTMALERIHKQPNES